A single Halogeometricum rufum DNA region contains:
- a CDS encoding beta-galactosidase: protein MTIGVCYFPEHWPRERWERDAEQMAEAGIEYVRLAEFSWAVLEPERGVYEFDWLDEAIATLADHGLKVVLCTPTATPPKWLVDRHPEILQADPDGTPRHFGSRRHYCFNSPVYRRETRRVVSEMADRYADEDAVVGWQTDNEFGCHRTVRCYCDDCAAAFSDWLRETYDDVDDLNEKWGTTFWSQRYDSFEAVDPPRPTPAEHHPSHLLDYRRFSSDSVVDYNRVHAEILRDRDDDWFVAHNFMGDFETLDAHAVADDLDLVTWDSYPTGFVQDRRAGAPSMDELRAGDPDQVGMNHDLYRGTNDAPFWVMEQQPGDVNWPPHCPQPGEGAMRLWAHHATAHGADAVLYFRWRRCRQGQEQYHAGLRKQDGSPDRGYRDAVAAASELADVDAAHVDAPVALLHDYDDWWAIDAQPHAPEFDYWEHARTYYRALRARGVQVDLVHPETDLSDYAAVVAPSLHLADDERAAHLREFVEDGGELLLGARSGVKTPSNQLHEELAPGPFADLAGVRVDQHESYPADVDLAVETDAGSRAVSVWSEWLVPDEDTETVATHTTDLAAGTPAVTRAPTDGGSVVYCGVWPGADLADELVSGVLSRAGVATTDRLPDGVRVNERDGLTWVSNFTSDPVAVDAPDDADFRVGESSLDGFDAAVVEAAASDLSVRRSP, encoded by the coding sequence ATGACTATCGGCGTGTGCTACTTCCCCGAACACTGGCCGCGAGAGCGGTGGGAGCGCGACGCAGAACAGATGGCAGAGGCCGGCATCGAGTACGTCCGGCTGGCGGAGTTCTCGTGGGCCGTCCTCGAACCCGAACGCGGGGTCTACGAGTTCGACTGGTTGGACGAGGCGATAGCGACACTCGCGGACCACGGCTTGAAGGTCGTCCTGTGTACGCCGACGGCGACGCCGCCGAAGTGGTTGGTCGACCGCCACCCCGAGATTCTGCAGGCGGACCCCGACGGCACGCCCCGCCACTTCGGCTCTCGCCGTCACTACTGCTTCAACTCCCCCGTCTACCGTCGCGAGACGCGTCGCGTCGTCTCGGAGATGGCCGACCGGTACGCCGACGAGGACGCCGTCGTCGGCTGGCAGACCGACAACGAGTTCGGCTGTCACCGGACGGTCCGGTGTTACTGCGACGACTGCGCGGCGGCGTTCTCGGACTGGCTTCGGGAGACGTACGACGATGTCGATGACCTCAACGAGAAGTGGGGGACGACGTTCTGGAGCCAGCGGTACGACTCGTTCGAGGCGGTCGACCCGCCGCGACCGACGCCGGCCGAACACCATCCCTCCCACCTGCTCGACTACCGACGCTTCTCGTCGGACAGCGTCGTCGACTACAACCGCGTCCACGCCGAGATACTCCGTGACCGCGACGACGACTGGTTCGTCGCGCACAACTTCATGGGCGACTTCGAGACGCTGGACGCCCACGCCGTCGCCGACGACCTCGACCTCGTGACGTGGGACTCGTACCCGACGGGGTTCGTGCAGGACCGGCGCGCGGGCGCGCCGTCGATGGACGAACTCCGCGCGGGCGACCCCGACCAGGTGGGGATGAACCACGACCTCTACCGCGGCACGAACGACGCGCCGTTCTGGGTGATGGAGCAGCAACCCGGCGACGTGAACTGGCCGCCGCACTGCCCGCAACCCGGCGAGGGGGCGATGCGCCTGTGGGCGCACCACGCGACGGCCCACGGCGCGGACGCCGTCCTCTACTTTCGGTGGCGACGATGCAGGCAGGGGCAGGAGCAGTACCACGCCGGCCTCAGAAAGCAGGACGGCAGTCCGGACAGGGGCTATCGCGACGCCGTCGCCGCGGCGTCCGAACTCGCCGACGTGGACGCGGCCCACGTCGACGCGCCGGTGGCACTCCTGCACGACTACGACGACTGGTGGGCGATAGACGCGCAACCCCACGCGCCCGAGTTCGACTACTGGGAGCACGCCCGGACCTACTACCGCGCGCTCCGCGCCCGCGGTGTGCAGGTCGACCTCGTCCACCCGGAGACCGACCTCTCGGACTACGCCGCCGTCGTCGCGCCGTCGCTCCACCTCGCGGACGACGAGCGCGCGGCGCACCTGCGCGAGTTCGTCGAGGACGGCGGCGAACTGCTCCTCGGCGCTCGCTCCGGCGTGAAGACCCCCTCCAACCAACTCCACGAGGAACTCGCCCCCGGCCCGTTCGCCGACCTCGCGGGCGTTCGGGTCGACCAACACGAGAGCTACCCCGCGGACGTGGACCTCGCGGTCGAGACGGACGCGGGGTCCCGCGCCGTCTCCGTCTGGTCCGAGTGGCTCGTCCCCGACGAGGACACCGAGACGGTGGCGACGCACACGACGGACCTCGCGGCGGGGACGCCCGCCGTCACGCGCGCGCCGACCGACGGCGGGTCGGTCGTCTACTGCGGCGTCTGGCCCGGCGCGGACCTCGCGGACGAACTCGTCTCGGGCGTCCTCTCCCGGGCGGGCGTCGCGACGACCGACCGCCTCCCCGACGGCGTCCGGGTGAACGAACGCGACGGCCTGACGTGGGTGAGTAACTTCACGAGCGACCCCGTCGCCGTCGACGCCCCGGACGACGCCGACTTCCGAGTGGGCGAGTCGTCGCTCGACGGGTTCGACGCGGCAGTCGTCGAGGCGGCCGCGAGCGACCTCTCGGTACGACGCTCGCCGTAG